In the Streptomyces cinnamoneus genome, CGTGGGCGGCGCCGCGGCAGGGCGGGGTGGCCCCGTGACGCGGCTGGGCAGGACGATGCCATGTGATCGACTCCCGCACCAGGGGCGAGGCCACACCGGTCGGTGGGCGAGGGGGCCCTGCGGGGTGAACGGCGGTTGAACGGTGCGCGCACGGGAGGGCGGCGGTGGCAGGGTGAGCGGCATGGACGCGGGTGACCTTGTGCGATCGGTGAAGTGGATGGCTTCGTTGCGGGCGGCGGGGAGCACGCAGGGGCTGCGGTCCGTGCGGTCGGCGTGGCGGCGGCGGCGCGCGGACTCGGTGGGGCTGCCGCGACAGGGCACGGAGCGGGCCCGGGTGCCGGGGGTGGCACTGGGGGCGGAGCCGGGGCCGGGGGGCGGGGTGGTGCGGTTCGCCCGGTCGTCGCTGCGGGTGCGGGTGGCGGAGGGGGGTGCGGTGTTCTGCGGGTGGGACGGGGCGGAGCCCGAGCCGTCGTACGCGCTGGCGGGCGGGTGTCCGGAGGGGGACGAGCGGGCCGTGCTGGAGCCGGACACGGACGGCGGCTGGCGGGTGGTGTCGGAGCGGGTGCTGGTGGCGGTCTCGCGGCACGGGACGGTGGAGGTGCGCACGCCGGGCGGGGTGATGTTGCGGCGTGACCTGCCGCCGCGCTGGTGGGAGCCGGTGGGGCGGGCCGGGGGCGGGGCGCGCTGGGTACAGCGGTCCCAGGTGGCGGCGGACGCGCGTTTCTTCGGCCTGGGCGGCCGGGCGGCCGGTCCGCGGCTGCGGGACGGGGTGTACCGGCTGTGGAACACGGACCCGGGCGGTGCCTTCGAGCCGGGGGACGATCCGCTGTACATCACGATGCCGGTGCAGCTGGTGGTGGCGGACGCGGGGACTCACCTGGCGTTCCACGACAACTCCTGGGACGGCCACGTCACGGTGTGGGAGGGCGAGGAGGGTGCGGGGTCGGGGCACGACAGGCCGGGCCGGTGCGAGGTGCGGATGGACGGGGGTCCGCTGCGGTACTGGGTGCTGGCGGGCACTCCGGCGCGGGTGCTGCACGGCTGGGCGGCGTTGACGGGCAGGGCGGCGCTGCCGCCGACGTGGGCGCTGGGGCATCACCACGCGCGCTGGGGGTTCGGCAGCGAGGGCGAGGTGCGGCGGGTGGTGGCCGGTTACCGGGAGCGGGGGCTGCCGCTCTCGGCGGTGCACCTGGACATCGATCACTACCGGGGGCACCGGGTGTTCACGGTGGACCGGGAGCGGTTCCCCGATCTGCCGGGGCTGGCGGCGGACCTGCGGCGGGAGGGGGTGCGGCTGGTGTCCATCGTGGACCCGGCGGTGAAGGTGGAGCCGGGGCTGGCGGTGTACGACGCCGGCGACGAGGAGGACGTCTTCGTGCGGGACGCCCGGGGCCGGCGGGTGCGGGGGGAGGTGTGGCCGGGTGAGTCGGTGTTTCCGGACTTCACGGATCCGAAGGTGCGCGAGTGGTGGGGCGGGCTGTACGCGGAGCGGCTGGTGCAGGGCTTCTCCGGGGTGTGGCACGACATGAACGAGCCGGTGTCGTTCGCGGCGTTCGGCGACCCGACGCTGCCGCGCTCGGCGCGGCACTCGCTGGAGGGCCGCGGCGGTGACCACCGGGAGGCGCACAACGTGTACGGGCTGGCGATGGCGCGGGCCGGGTACGAGGGGCTCTGCGCGCTGCGGCCGGACGAGCGGCCGTTCCTGTTCTCGCGGTCGGGCTGGGCCGGGATGCAGCGCTACGGCGGCACGTGGTCGGGGGACGTGGCGACGGGCTGGCCGGGGCTGCGGGCGTCGCTGGCGCTGGTGCTGGGCCTGGGGCTGTGCGGGGTGCCGTATTCGGGGCCCGACATCGGGGGGTTCACG is a window encoding:
- a CDS encoding glycoside hydrolase family 31 protein, with amino-acid sequence MDAGDLVRSVKWMASLRAAGSTQGLRSVRSAWRRRRADSVGLPRQGTERARVPGVALGAEPGPGGGVVRFARSSLRVRVAEGGAVFCGWDGAEPEPSYALAGGCPEGDERAVLEPDTDGGWRVVSERVLVAVSRHGTVEVRTPGGVMLRRDLPPRWWEPVGRAGGGARWVQRSQVAADARFFGLGGRAAGPRLRDGVYRLWNTDPGGAFEPGDDPLYITMPVQLVVADAGTHLAFHDNSWDGHVTVWEGEEGAGSGHDRPGRCEVRMDGGPLRYWVLAGTPARVLHGWAALTGRAALPPTWALGHHHARWGFGSEGEVRRVVAGYRERGLPLSAVHLDIDHYRGHRVFTVDRERFPDLPGLAADLRREGVRLVSIVDPAVKVEPGLAVYDAGDEEDVFVRDARGRRVRGEVWPGESVFPDFTDPKVREWWGGLYAERLVQGFSGVWHDMNEPVSFAAFGDPTLPRSARHSLEGRGGDHREAHNVYGLAMARAGYEGLCALRPDERPFLFSRSGWAGMQRYGGTWSGDVATGWPGLRASLALVLGLGLCGVPYSGPDIGGFTGSPSPELYVRWFQLGAYLPLFRTHAAISAGRREPWEFGAQALECAGAALRERMRLLPYFVTLAHLARRTGAPYVRPVWWRSPEDRALRDCEDEFLLGDSLLVAPVLERGADQRAVRLPWGRWYDTATGRAYEGPGQVLLDAPLSRVPVLARAGSVIPVAGAGGAVELDVWTPAPGRCGGGVLVPDAGPGWASPEAVRFTTRLRGGAVTVEQEGAAEVRYPVRVRG